The DNA segment TACTTGAAGAGTAGCCCCGAGATAACAAAGCTTCAGACAATTTTGAAAACTATTGTCTAGAAGCCTATTTGAGACCATATAATGAATTCTTGAGTTTGCATACCAATggggaagaggaagaggaaggagAAGAACCTGAAGGCCAATGGGAATTTTCATGTAGACCTATTCATGGAGATCACCACGAAGGAATGCATTATTCACATCAAGTTGGTAGACAATCTAGTTCTTCTTGGTAGCCAAGGAAAAAAGGCATTTAATAGTAGTGAATTTGACTACTGGGAAAATATTTCTGTGTAATCAATCCCTTTTTTTGTGTATCCCCTATAATAACTAATCTAGATTTATCTCTCAATGGAACCATCAAACTTTTGTTTAATCTTGTAAACCCATTTGCAAGGAATAGGTTTCTTATGAGGGGGAAGTGGAATGATATCCCAAGTGTTGTTTGCTTCAAAAGCCTGAAATTCTTTAAGCCTAGCTTCTTGCCAAGCAGGGTGTGAGGCAGCCTGTTGGTAAAACTGAGGTTCATGCAAGTGTAGCGCAACAGCTGAAACCTTGGAGTTGTCAGAAACAGAAAGAAAAGAGGCAGAAGAgcaaatataatctttcaaataagtAGGCTGGTGAGACACTCTAGTAGACTTTTTAATAGGTGGTGTAGAGGTACTGAAAACATGAGAAGAGAGACATGGAGGTAAAGGTGTAGAAGGAGAAGGGCAAGGATGAGCAGAGGATGAGAAAGGAGAAATAGGAGCAGGAGCAGAGTGTAGAGAGGGAGAATGAGAAGAAGCTGATGTTGGagtagaaagaaaaagaacaggTGGAGAAGGAGTGACATGATCAATGGGGGAATGAGGAAAATTAGAAGGAGAGAAGGAAGAGAAATAGGGAAAAATATGTCCATGAAATACAACATCtctagaaaagaaaatagaatgatTGAAGAGGTTTAGAAGCCTATATCCTTTCTTACCACAAGGATAACCTAAGAAAACACAAGCAATAGCTCTAGACTGAAATTTGTCTCTCCTAGGTTTGGGAGTGGTGGCAAAGCAAAGGCATCCAAAAGATTTCCTATGGTCATATGTAGGAGAAACACCATGCAAGTTTTCATATGGTGAGGAGTTATTTAGAACAGAGGAAGGCAATCTGTTGATAATATATGTGGCTGTCAAAACACAATCACCCCAATATTTTGTTGGAAGCTTCGATTGAAAAAGTAAGGCCCTGGATGTTTCTAGGAGGTGTTTATATTTTCGCTctaccactccattttgttgtggtatGTGTGGAACAGTAGTTCGATGTAATATCCCATTTTCATTGAAGAAAACTGAAGCTTCAGAACTGCCACCTAGTTCAAAAGCATTATCGGATCTGAAAGTTTGGACAGAGGAATTAAAGTGGACTTTGACCATGGAGGTAAATGCCTTTATAATAGTTAGGGCATTGCTTTTGTAAGAAAGAAAAGTGTCCATGTAACCCTAGTGAAGTCTTCCACTATAGTgataaaatatctaaaaccatGATATATTCTATTATGGTAAGGGCCCCAGATATCTATGTGAACCAATTGAAATGGGGCAGTTGAATGGATGTGACTTTCAGGGAAGAACAATCTTTGAGCAAATGAAAGATTGTTTATGAGAAATCAAATGAGATAAGCAAGGGATAGGTTTCATTTTGTGATAAGGCATGTGACCAAGTCTCTAATGCCAAAACCAATCTATTTTATTAACAACAGAAGATGGATTACAAGAGGGACTAGGGGATGTGGGAGAATCAGAACTACATACAGTACTGGAAGAATAGTAGAAACAGGTGGAACTGCCAGGACAGATGGAACATCATAAACAAAATCTGAATGTGTAGGCATGTTGAGAAGAAGAAAGTAGAGACCGCGTGCTGCCTTACCAATTTTCATTGGCCTCTTCAGAGAAGGGACCTGTAAGAAGCCATAGAAACTAGTAAATATAGCAATGCATTTTAACTGAGAAAGAAGTTGATGAACAGAaataagattgaattggaaagaTGGAACTAAAAGTACATTATGTAAAATTATATCTTGTCTAAGATGTAAAAAGCCAATAGAAATGACTTTTACTTTATAACCGTTTGGTAATGTTATCAAATAGGGAGAGGTCAGAGGTTGAATATT comes from the Nicotiana tabacum cultivar K326 chromosome 14, ASM71507v2, whole genome shotgun sequence genome and includes:
- the LOC142168834 gene encoding uncharacterized protein LOC142168834 encodes the protein MSTTSYANSEGIVEFIVDSSHPFYVHPSYSPSSQLVTIPFNGTGFVYWRSSMLTSLSAKNKLGLITGKIAQPQTDSPYYPFWERCDDMVWQDINDKYGQSNGSRYIQIQREISASSHGASDITSYFTKMRSLWDELTSAYIGPTCSCGALPKFIEDQHMFQFISGLNDSYSTVKSSILLMSLLPSISKAYSLLQQDESQKEVKSTPHGFSGDSAASFSYCKKPGHTVDKFYRPHGFPTEFKFTKNKRVATCAQVDEPNADILAGPTNSSDSAAFGLSKEQYQHLVTLLQQAQVSPNCIQPSSSEEQFGFANFAVPSFQFNLISVHQLLSQLKCIAIFTSFYGFLQVPSLKRPMKIGKAARGLYFLLLNMPTHSDFVYDVPSVLAVPPVSTILPVLSDNAFELGGSSEASVFFNENGILHRTTVPHIPQQNGVVERKYKHLLETSRALLFQSKLPTKYWGDCVLTATYIINRLPSSVLNNSSPYENLHGVSPTYDHRKSFGCLCFATTPKPRRDKFQSRAIACVFLGYPCGKKGYRLLNLFNHSIFFSRDVVFHGHIFPYFSSFSPSNFPHSPIDHVTPSPPVLFLSTPTSASSHSPSLHSAPAPISPFSSSAHPCPSPSTPLPPCLSSHVFSTSTPPIKKSTRVSHQPTYLKDYICSSASFLSVSDNSKVSAVALHLHEPQFYQQAASHPAWQEARLKEFQAFEANNTWDIIPLPPHKKPIPCKWVYKIKQKFDGSIER